The Pseudoalteromonas marina genome segment CAATAGGTTTATCCCTAGCTGGGTTATTAATTACTACTTGGCTAATTATAGTCGCAGTGAGTCGCTATTCTTCTCTTGCCGCCCTAGTCACCGTTTTACTCGCACCGCTTTATACGTGGTTAATTAAGCCACTCTATACGCTGCCAGTGGTTTTTATTACGGTGCTTATTATTTTTCGCCATCGAACAAATATAGTGAGACTATTTGCTGGTGAAGAACCAAAAGTGGGAGCTAAAAAAGCCCCCACTGATGAAAACAAACCAACATAACCAAGCACTTAAATAGGCTCGAGGCTGTCTATTGGCCACCGAGGCTTAGTTTTCATATCAAGGGTTGCAAACTGCCCTGCTTTTAAGCGTTGCATACCGGCATAAGCAATCATTGCACCGTTATCAGTACAAAACTCCGTACGCGGATAATACACTTCGCCCTTCATACCCTGCATGACTCTTTCAAGCTGAAGCCTAAGCTGGGTATTTGCACTTACACCGCCCGCAATCACTAAACGCTTGATACCTGTTTGCTTTAGCGCTCGCTTACATTTAATAACCAAGGTATCAATAACAGCGGTTTGAAATGCATGCGCAATATCAGCTTTAGTTTGCTCGTCATCGTCATTTTCACGAATGGTAATCGACGCCGCAGTTTTTAATCCACTAAAACTAAAATCAAGCCCGGGTTTATCTGTCATTGGGCGAGGAAAGATAAATCGCTTTGGAATACCTTGCTCTGCTAATTTTGCTAAGCGGGGACCACCCGGGTAATCAAGACCTAATAACTTAGCTGTTTTGTCAAAGGCTTCACCTGCAGCGTCATCAACAGACTCGCCCAATACTTCGTATTGGCCAATTCCTTCAACTTTTACCATCATGGTGTGGCCACCAGAAACAAGTAAAGCAATAAACGGAAACTCTGGCACCTTGTCTTCAAGCATGGGAGCAAGTAGATGCCCCTCCATATGATGAACCGCAACAGCAGGGATATCCCATCCGTAAGCCAATGAGCGACCAATTGAAGTACCCACTAATAACGCCCCAACTAAACCAGGGCCGGCTGTATAAGCAATACCGTCTAAGTCTTCAGGACCACAACCCGCTTGAGCAAAAGCAGCATCAATAAGCGGAAGCGTTTTACGAACATGATCGCGTGACGCCAGCTCGGGAACCACGCCACCGTAGTCAGCATGTACTTTTACTTGGCTATATAACTGATGAGCTAATAAGCCTTTCTCGTCATCATATATTGCTATACCTGTTTCATCACATGACGATTCAATGCCTAAAATTCGCACTGTACTTCTCCTGCTTTTTTATCACTACTTAACCAAAGTTCAAGTTACTTAATTTGTTTATAACGCCAAACCAATATTTGTTTGACCATCAACAACAGCAAATTTTTTCAGCGCCTTTACACTTTCTGAAGTAATACGCCCCATACTTTCAACAAAGTCAATAAGCTCGGCTAGCACTTCAATTTCGTACTGCATTAAAGGGTGCTCCCTAACAGCCGTGTTGTCTGCAATTTCACCTTCAACTGTCATCTGGTATTCAATAAAGCGCGCAACGGTTGCTTGCGAAATTTTACTTACACTTACAAACTCTTTATCGTCTTGTGCCATTAAACCATGCATCAAGCTCAGTAATGACGTTGCCGCATCAATAGCTGGGTATGTACCAAACATATCAAAATCAGCGAGTTCTGGAACATTAGGTTCCACTTTTTCAACTTGCTTTTCTAAGTCAATCTTACTTTTTGGCAGTAAGATTTTTTCCCAACAAACATTAAGCGCATTACGAAGTAACGTTTCATCACCAAACCCCGTAGCCTCACTAAATAAGCCATAATTTGGCAACATACGTTCAATTAGCGCACTTGCTAATACCGCTTTTTGTAAATAGTTTAGCTCTCTAATACGCTGAAAATTATTTGCTTTAGTCATTCTTTAACGTCTCACATGACCAACAAAAATCAAATGTTGATCCATTATGCTCATTACAGTTAGGACAAACCCAATCTGGAGCGGATTGTTTTACTTGCTGATAGTTTACCAATATTTGTCGCGCATGGCGCTCTTTTATCGCATAAACCTGCACACTCACTTGCGCCTGATCGAAAGGAATTTCCCCAAGTGCACCTTGAAGCATTTCTCCTACAACTTTACACTCTATTCCACCCGCTTGAATTAACCCTTTAACAATATTAGCCTCTAACGTGTTGGCTGCCTTGTAAATTGTTATCCAATTAAATGCACTATCTGTTGTGTTTTTATAAGTTTGCAATATCGACCTCGATTATTTTGTGTGTACAATACCTTAAGGTATTGAGAAATTTATTAAACAATATTTAAAAAGGCGCAAGCATGACACTTACAACTCCGGGTCTACTTTTTCCAGCTATATCTTTGTTACTTCTTGCTTATACAAACCGATTTTTAGTACTTGCGCAATTAATAAGAGAGTTAAATGCCAGAGAAGGCGAGTCAATTCGCCCTGTGGTGGTTGCGCAAATTACCAATTTAAGAAAGCGCATAAAGCTCATAAGAACCATGCAAGTTTACGGTGTAGGCTCTTTTTTATTATGTACCTTGTCTATGTTTGCTCTTTTTATTGAGTTTAATACCACAGGAATTATTTTATTTGGCGTAAGCCTAACCTGTTTAAGTTTATCTTTACTAACGTCTTTATTTGAAATTCATATTTCATGTGATGCAATAGAAATTGAACTTCAAAATATTGAAAACAAACCATTAAGTAACAGAGCAAACAAAAACTTTGATAATAAAACAAGCTAAAAGACTAAAATTCGTGCAAATATTTTAATTATTGCTTAATCAATGCCCTACTTTGTGGCATACTTTTTCATTAATTAGCATAATAAATTTACCTAATATTTTTATTTATAGATTTATACCTGCTTTTTAGTATTAACTTTGCCAGATAAGGATGTTAGGTAAATAAAAAATTATTAGTCTTTAGTCTAAAGGTTAATACTTTTTAACATCTTTACACTTTTATTATTGTGCAAACAAATATATTGTGTAGTTTATCTTTTTTAAATTTACATATATTTATTAATAGCTTAGACAGACAGAAAATTGATGTATTAGTACATCACAACTTACTTATAAAAAGGGACTATAAAGTGAGATTTGACCAATTAGAACAATTTGTAGCACTGGGTGTGTTACGCCACTTCAGACAAGCCGCAGAAAAAACAAAAATTAGTACTTCTGCACTTACCCGCAGTATTCAGACCCTAGAAGATGAAATGGGCTATGAGTTAGTTACGCGCTCAACCCGCTCAGTAAAACTGACTCCTGAAGGCGAACTATTTTTAGATTACGCCAAAAATACACTTAGCGAATTAGAAAACACCAAAAAACGCTTGTTTCAATCTGTTCATGGCAATGCCGATGAAAAACTCATTATTGGTTACACTAATAAAGCAAGTAACATTGTGCCTATTTCATGCGGTCAATTTTTAGCGCAATACCCACATGTAAAAATCGAAATGCAATTGCAAGAACAGCATGAGTTAACACGCAAGCTTCAGGAAGGTGAAATAGACATTAGCGTTTATTCTCAAGCTGTAAATAGTATTGGTAGTGATATTCATTTGCCTGATCAGCTTATTTTATTTGTATCTAAGCATCACCCGCTTGCCCAAAAAAATGACATAAGCAAACACCAACTAGACTCCTATTCAGCCTTTGGTTGTTTCTCTCAATCAAAACAAGTTCAAAGCATGCTGAACGAGGCCATTGATTCTTTAAATAAATCATCAACTATCAAAATGGGCAGTATTGAACAGGTTATCTCTGGCATTATTAAATCCGATAGTTTTGCAATCGCCAGCATTGAGCATGCAAACACTGTGGCAGAACACACCGACCTTGTTCAGTTAAAAACAAATAAAGATTTAAGCCATGAGCAACTAATTGTTCAAACAAACCAACAAACCACGGTTACGGAGCACTTAGCACATTTGCTTTCACTTATTAAAAAAGCAGCCACAACCCTTAATTAATTCAGCGTTCTTTTTTGAGACAGGTGCGACACAAAACAATAGCTTTTTACTCTTTTTCGGCTAAACTGGCGCACCTTCAAAAAAAGAACCTCCTAAATGATCAACTTTTCAGCCGATGGCCCGTTTTATAACGACATTGAAAGCCGCGGTTATACAGTTATTCCTAATGCATTAAACAAAGAATTAATAGCTGATTTAATGGCTGATTGTTATCGCATAAATCCGCATTTTAGCCATGCTGGTATTGGCCGCTTAAATCATTTACAAATTGACGATAATATTCGAAAAGATCAAACTTATTGGTTTGATGGTTCATCCCAAGCACAATTAACCTACCTAGCTGTTATGGAGAGTATTCGCACAACGCTCAATCGCACTTTTTTTATGGGGCTGTTTGATTACGAATGTCACTACGCAAAATACACTCACGGTGATTTTTATAAAAAACATGTCGATGCATTTAAAGGGCGCTCTAATAGGGTATTTACTAGCGTTTTATACTTAAACACGCCCAATGAGGGCGGTGAGCTTGTTATTTATAAACCCAAAAGCAAAGTGGTTGAAGTGAGCATTTCGCCAAAAGCGGGGACATTAGTTTTATTTGAAAGCGAACGCTTTGTTCACGAAGTATTACCAGCAGTAGATAATCGGTATTCAATTGCTGGCTGGTTTAGAAAAAACGCATCCATTAGCGGAATAGTTGATCCACCTCGTTAATATAACTAAATGCTAATGGGGTACGATAGCAATAAACCAATAAAAATAGCCATACCCACATAATGATTATTTAAAAAAGCTTTAAAGCATGCGTCTCTATCACGTTTTAAAATTAATACTTGTTGGTAAGCGAGTAATGCTGTGGCTATAAGTAATCCAGCCCAAAAAGCCATGTTTAACTGATTAATAAACCCAATATAAGCAACAAGTGCGATAAATAGAGCATTTAATATAAAAATGATATGGCGGTCAAAGCGACCAAATAAAATAGCGGTAGATTTAACACCAATTTTCACATCATCATCTCTATCGACCATGGCGTACATGGTATCGTACGCAACCGTCCAGCATACATTAGCAGCAAACAGCAACCAAGCCTGAAGAGGTAATGCATCAATAGATGCCATATAAGCCATAGGAATTGCCCAACCAAATGCAGCACCCAACACTACTTGCGGCAACTGGGTATATCGCTTCATAAACGGATAGCAAAATGCGAGCGCAAGTGCACCAACAGACAATAAAATAGTGTTAACGCTCAGCATTAAAACCAAAATAAACGCTAAAGTGATCAGTAATAAAAATAGACTTAGCGCTTCGCCGCTTGCGACAGTACCAGATGCAAGAGGACGTTGGGCTGTGCGTTTTACAGAACCATCTATTTTTCTGTCTGCAAAATCATTTATCACGCAGCCTGCACTACGCATTACTACAACCCCCAAAGTAAACACTATAAAATTAATTAAGCTCGGCACCCCACTATTTGCGAGCCATAAAGCCCAATAGGTTGGCCATAAAAGCAATAAAGTACCTATGGGCTTATCAACACGCATAAGCTGTAAATAATAAGAAAAATGTTTTGCTTTTAAACCTGCTAATTTCATGAGTAAAGGTACGCCCCAGGTAAAAATACTTCCGCCACCAAAAATTGGTAATCATTTAACGAAAACACGCTACGCCTGCCTAATAGAGTTTGAGTTGGTAAATTTAGCTTGGTAACCAAATTCTGTAATGAATGTTTGCTATCAAAACTCGCAATTTCAATATTTTGACGAACAAGCTCAGGTTGTTGAAAAATAACATCGCCTAAAGGGCGCTCCCCCATATTATGAAGCGAGTTGTGCGTTTGGTTATTTGGCAGCCAACTTTGAGCGTAAACCATGGGGTTATTATCGCACAACAAAAGCACCTCTCGGTTTAACGCCGATGACGTTTTACAGCCTAGTAATTGCTGTTGTTCATGACTTAAATTAAACGCCTGTTCGCTGAGTACTTTTACACTAAAAGAGGTTGCTTTACTTTTTAGCTTAGCGGTTAAAGAATGCGGCTCAAAAAGCCATTCTTGCTCTGTAGGTGTTAAGTCATCGGTTTGTATATCCGATAGCCAGTTAGCTGATAAAGATAAAGGAAAAGTTGTCACAATAACTCAATAAAATATAATCCAAGCAAATGATAACATTGCCTAAGCATTTGAAAAAGTGCCTATTCACCAACCTAAGTAACTAATATAAATAATTGCTTGGCGCTGTTTATTACCTATTATTAAGTATAAACTATTTACAACAGGTTTTCGGAAACGCTTTAAATATGAAAAAAATAGTATACGTAGGTCTTCTTACATTAATTATGAGTTTAGTGAGCCTAAGTGCCCGTGCAGAGTCAACGGTTGGTTATTTTGGTTTTGAACCTGACATAATTACTAATTATATTGGCGCATCAAGTAAAAAAATGGGTTACGTGCGCGTTACCGTTGACCTAATGCTTAGTAACAATTCAGACATAGCCATTGTTGAACATCATACTCCTTTATTAAGAGATGCTATTGTAGAGATTTTTTCGAAAGAGCCAGAAGAAAAAATAAAGTCATTGACTGGTCGAGAAGAAATTCGCGCAAAATGTATAGAAAAATTAAAAAGCCTGTTAAAAGAAGAAACAGGCCAAGAAATTATACGTGAAGTACTATTTACAAAGTATTTGTACCACTAAATTCAACTATTTGTATGCTTTTTAGTAAACAGTTGAGCGGTGTAGGCAAACGCCATTCCGCTCACTAGCCCCCCTAAATGTGCCCAATTAGCCATTCCAATAAACAACACATCAGCAAAACCAAGTACTAACCAAACAAGCATAAAACCTATAATTGAGGTACTCACCAATGCGGGTTTTTCTGGATTTAAAAAGCTATGGATCCAGCAATACCCCAGTAAGCCGTATACCACGCCACTTAGCCCACCAAAATTAGGCCCAACAATTAAATATTGCGCCCAACTACTAATTAAAGCAGTAATAAAAAACAGGCCAATTAAGCTCAATTTTCCGCATTGTTTTTCAATATTGTCACCAAGCGATATCCACCAAATTAAGTTAAACACAATATGTATAGCACTAAAGTGAACCAAGGCTGGCGTAAACCACGTCAATGGGTATGAGGGGTTAAACTGTAATGCAGAATAAATGCTCTCGAAACCACCCAGTAAAAATGCAACATAAATAACAATACTGAGTACACTTACCGATTGATTAAGCCAACTCAGCGCTTTGAATCGCGCTTTAAGGTTAAGCGATTGCCCTTGGTATTTTAAAGGTGATTGCGTACTACCTACACTCCAAGAAGCTTGCTGGTAACGAGAATGGCCTGGGTTTTGAGTAAACTCAGCCCAAAGCGGCTGTACCTGATGAAAATGCTCTTCAGATACGCTAATAATAACGTGGCTACCATCAGTTGAATGTAATTGCCCGTCTAAACCTTGGCTTTTTAAATAATCTATAAAGCCTTGAGCGGCACGCGGGTTATTTAAACTGCCAAGCTCTATCATCGTTCAACTTTCTCGCTGTAAGCCGCTTCCCAGGCTGTAAAGCCACCATCCATGCTATATACATCCTCAAAACCTTGCTCAA includes the following:
- the tsaD gene encoding tRNA (adenosine(37)-N6)-threonylcarbamoyltransferase complex transferase subunit TsaD encodes the protein MRILGIESSCDETGIAIYDDEKGLLAHQLYSQVKVHADYGGVVPELASRDHVRKTLPLIDAAFAQAGCGPEDLDGIAYTAGPGLVGALLVGTSIGRSLAYGWDIPAVAVHHMEGHLLAPMLEDKVPEFPFIALLVSGGHTMMVKVEGIGQYEVLGESVDDAAGEAFDKTAKLLGLDYPGGPRLAKLAEQGIPKRFIFPRPMTDKPGLDFSFSGLKTAASITIRENDDDEQTKADIAHAFQTAVIDTLVIKCKRALKQTGIKRLVIAGGVSANTQLRLQLERVMQGMKGEVYYPRTEFCTDNGAMIAYAGMQRLKAGQFATLDMKTKPRWPIDSLEPI
- a CDS encoding YjaG family protein, whose translation is MTKANNFQRIRELNYLQKAVLASALIERMLPNYGLFSEATGFGDETLLRNALNVCWEKILLPKSKIDLEKQVEKVEPNVPELADFDMFGTYPAIDAATSLLSLMHGLMAQDDKEFVSVSKISQATVARFIEYQMTVEGEIADNTAVREHPLMQYEIEVLAELIDFVESMGRITSESVKALKKFAVVDGQTNIGLAL
- a CDS encoding DUF2007 domain-containing protein; protein product: MQTYKNTTDSAFNWITIYKAANTLEANIVKGLIQAGGIECKVVGEMLQGALGEIPFDQAQVSVQVYAIKERHARQILVNYQQVKQSAPDWVCPNCNEHNGSTFDFCWSCETLKND
- a CDS encoding DUF2721 domain-containing protein; translated protein: MTLTTPGLLFPAISLLLLAYTNRFLVLAQLIRELNAREGESIRPVVVAQITNLRKRIKLIRTMQVYGVGSFLLCTLSMFALFIEFNTTGIILFGVSLTCLSLSLLTSLFEIHISCDAIEIELQNIENKPLSNRANKNFDNKTS
- a CDS encoding LysR family transcriptional regulator — protein: MRFDQLEQFVALGVLRHFRQAAEKTKISTSALTRSIQTLEDEMGYELVTRSTRSVKLTPEGELFLDYAKNTLSELENTKKRLFQSVHGNADEKLIIGYTNKASNIVPISCGQFLAQYPHVKIEMQLQEQHELTRKLQEGEIDISVYSQAVNSIGSDIHLPDQLILFVSKHHPLAQKNDISKHQLDSYSAFGCFSQSKQVQSMLNEAIDSLNKSSTIKMGSIEQVISGIIKSDSFAIASIEHANTVAEHTDLVQLKTNKDLSHEQLIVQTNQQTTVTEHLAHLLSLIKKAATTLN
- a CDS encoding 2OG-Fe(II) oxygenase, with protein sequence MINFSADGPFYNDIESRGYTVIPNALNKELIADLMADCYRINPHFSHAGIGRLNHLQIDDNIRKDQTYWFDGSSQAQLTYLAVMESIRTTLNRTFFMGLFDYECHYAKYTHGDFYKKHVDAFKGRSNRVFTSVLYLNTPNEGGELVIYKPKSKVVEVSISPKAGTLVLFESERFVHEVLPAVDNRYSIAGWFRKNASISGIVDPPR
- the ubiA gene encoding 4-hydroxybenzoate octaprenyltransferase, yielding MKLAGLKAKHFSYYLQLMRVDKPIGTLLLLWPTYWALWLANSGVPSLINFIVFTLGVVVMRSAGCVINDFADRKIDGSVKRTAQRPLASGTVASGEALSLFLLLITLAFILVLMLSVNTILLSVGALALAFCYPFMKRYTQLPQVVLGAAFGWAIPMAYMASIDALPLQAWLLFAANVCWTVAYDTMYAMVDRDDDVKIGVKSTAILFGRFDRHIIFILNALFIALVAYIGFINQLNMAFWAGLLIATALLAYQQVLILKRDRDACFKAFLNNHYVGMAIFIGLLLSYPISI
- a CDS encoding chorismate--pyruvate lyase family protein, with the protein product MTTFPLSLSANWLSDIQTDDLTPTEQEWLFEPHSLTAKLKSKATSFSVKVLSEQAFNLSHEQQQLLGCKTSSALNREVLLLCDNNPMVYAQSWLPNNQTHNSLHNMGERPLGDVIFQQPELVRQNIEIASFDSKHSLQNLVTKLNLPTQTLLGRRSVFSLNDYQFLVAEVFLPGAYLYS
- a CDS encoding flagellar basal body-associated protein FliL, with translation MKKIVYVGLLTLIMSLVSLSARAESTVGYFGFEPDIITNYIGASSKKMGYVRVTVDLMLSNNSDIAIVEHHTPLLRDAIVEIFSKEPEEKIKSLTGREEIRAKCIEKLKSLLKEETGQEIIREVLFTKYLYH
- the glpG gene encoding rhomboid family intramembrane serine protease GlpG — encoded protein: MIELGSLNNPRAAQGFIDYLKSQGLDGQLHSTDGSHVIISVSEEHFHQVQPLWAEFTQNPGHSRYQQASWSVGSTQSPLKYQGQSLNLKARFKALSWLNQSVSVLSIVIYVAFLLGGFESIYSALQFNPSYPLTWFTPALVHFSAIHIVFNLIWWISLGDNIEKQCGKLSLIGLFFITALISSWAQYLIVGPNFGGLSGVVYGLLGYCWIHSFLNPEKPALVSTSIIGFMLVWLVLGFADVLFIGMANWAHLGGLVSGMAFAYTAQLFTKKHTNS